A window of Mucilaginibacter paludis DSM 18603 contains these coding sequences:
- a CDS encoding carboxypeptidase-like regulatory domain-containing protein: protein MQKLQLIKFWKIMMITISVNLFSLTLFAQTVALHGKVVDERGEALIGATIKVPGTTTATTTDINGAFTLKVPAGTTKVIVSFVGYTEHEKLLSKGVTNLGTISLTPNAKNLNEVVVVGYGTLKRENVTGTVVSVDAKVLKEIPASNVFDQLKGRVAGLDVVQGTNGPVISLRGNRTIGASPGTDGPLIVLDGEPYYNSIENIDPNNIKSIDILKGGSATAIYGSRASGGVILITTNRGRVGETITSYDTYYGINKLEGKVKMLNGKQFAQLQIDARQGAVLQSNQNVNPYDLTATETQALNEGVSTDYPSLLIKDAFVWDQSLRISSGTEKTQFNVGLGYRVNNNLEPNNGTKRISLNAALDHKINNYIKFGLSTQTTVRLINAGGGSQYQNALYISPLSYPYNADGSINLTPQVGQVDATFANPLFQSSRPDIYYNYTRGLVSNNVLYGELSPV from the coding sequence ATGCAAAAACTTCAACTTATTAAATTTTGGAAAATTATGATGATCACCATTTCGGTGAACTTATTTTCCCTCACCCTTTTTGCACAGACGGTCGCTTTACATGGTAAGGTGGTCGATGAAAGAGGAGAAGCCCTAATAGGTGCTACAATAAAGGTTCCTGGTACTACAACTGCTACTACAACCGATATCAATGGCGCTTTTACTTTGAAAGTTCCAGCCGGAACAACAAAGGTCATCGTTTCTTTTGTTGGATATACCGAACATGAAAAGTTACTGTCCAAAGGCGTAACTAACCTGGGTACTATTTCTTTAACTCCAAATGCCAAAAACCTCAACGAAGTTGTGGTAGTAGGTTACGGTACACTGAAAAGAGAAAATGTTACCGGAACAGTAGTTAGTGTTGACGCCAAGGTTTTGAAAGAAATCCCGGCATCTAATGTTTTTGACCAGTTAAAAGGCCGTGTAGCCGGCTTGGACGTAGTTCAGGGGACTAACGGCCCTGTCATTAGCTTACGAGGTAACCGCACTATAGGCGCTTCACCTGGCACCGATGGCCCGCTGATCGTTTTGGATGGTGAACCTTATTACAATTCTATCGAGAATATTGATCCTAATAACATTAAAAGCATTGATATATTAAAGGGGGGCTCGGCAACTGCCATTTACGGCTCACGCGCCTCGGGCGGTGTAATTTTAATTACAACTAATCGCGGTCGTGTTGGCGAAACCATCACATCTTACGATACTTATTATGGTATTAACAAACTGGAAGGCAAAGTAAAAATGTTAAACGGGAAACAATTCGCCCAGTTACAAATTGATGCCAGACAAGGTGCGGTTCTTCAAAGTAATCAGAATGTTAACCCATACGACCTTACCGCTACAGAAACTCAAGCTTTAAACGAGGGTGTAAGTACAGATTATCCGTCATTGTTAATTAAAGATGCGTTTGTTTGGGATCAGAGCTTACGGATATCAAGTGGTACAGAAAAAACACAGTTCAATGTCGGCTTAGGCTACCGTGTAAACAACAACCTGGAACCTAACAACGGTACCAAACGTATTTCGTTAAATGCGGCACTTGATCATAAGATAAATAATTACATCAAGTTTGGCTTGAGTACCCAAACCACGGTACGGTTAATCAACGCAGGCGGTGGTAGTCAGTACCAAAATGCGCTGTATATAAGTCCGTTAAGCTATCCTTACAACGCGGATGGTTCAATAAATTTAACGCCTCAGGTAGGGCAGGTAGATGCTACTTTTGCCAACCCGCTTTTTCAAAGCAGCAGGCCAGATATTTATTATAACTATACCAGAGGTTTGGTATCAAATAATGTTCTGTATGGTGAGCTAAGCCCGGTTTAA
- the xyl3A gene encoding xylan 1,4-beta-xylosidase, with product MMKTKILIGAGLMWGLIASAQQLPYQNPALSSEARAKDLVTRLTLKEKVGLMKDVSEAVPRLGIKKFNWWSEALHGYANQGPVTVFPEPVGMAASFDDQKLFHVFDAVSDEARAKNNEYRKQVESQRFHDLSVWTPNVNIFRDPRWGRGQETYGEDPYLTSRMGVSVVKGLQGPADAKYRKLLACAKHYAVHSGPEWSRHEMNVTDVTPRDLWETYLPAFKSLVQDADVREVMCAYQRLDDEPCCGNSRLLGQILREDWGFKYLVVSDCGAITDFYNSHHSSSDATHASAKAVLSGTDVECVGYAFDKIPDAVYRGLIKEKDINTSVVRLMTQRFELGEMDKDELVPWTKIPLSVVNSEDHQKLALDMARETMTLLQNNNNILPLSKSIGKLAVIGPNANDSQMLSGNYNGTPLRTINILEGIKTKLGADHVIYDAGCDLTDDKITESLIGNCSIDGKKGIRATYWNNRNFESPTVITEQLTAPVALTTFGAHQFAQGVNTQDFSAKYETVYKASVTGELVFKLEATGSAELFINNKQVFRTGSWRSLPARFPLQVEAGKEYVIELRYKQLNNWTANLGFNFGKEIPLTYDGIIEKVKDADIVVFVGGISPKLEGEEMPVQLPGFKGGDRTDIELPAVQRNCIEALRKAGKKIVFVNCSGSAIAMVPETQNCDAILQAWYAGESGGQAVADVLFGDYNPSGHLPVTFYRNVQQLPDFSDYSMKGRTYRYLKSAPLFPFGFGLSYTTFNIGEAKLTKNNITKGEAIQLRVPVANAGKTDGTELLQVYIRKVDDPDGASKTLRGFKRIPVSAGKTEMVTLDLPPKTFEFFDPTDAVVRVSPGNYQLLYGESSDPKDLKSIQLTIR from the coding sequence ATGATGAAGACAAAAATACTTATTGGTGCAGGCCTGATGTGGGGGCTTATCGCCTCTGCGCAGCAACTGCCTTATCAAAATCCGGCTTTATCCTCAGAAGCAAGGGCTAAAGACCTGGTTACACGACTGACATTGAAAGAGAAGGTGGGCTTGATGAAAGATGTGTCGGAAGCCGTTCCTCGTTTGGGGATCAAAAAATTTAACTGGTGGAGCGAGGCGCTTCATGGTTATGCAAACCAGGGGCCGGTTACGGTTTTCCCGGAGCCTGTGGGCATGGCGGCCTCGTTTGATGACCAAAAGCTGTTCCATGTATTTGACGCCGTGTCTGACGAGGCACGGGCCAAAAATAACGAGTATAGAAAACAGGTTGAAAGCCAGCGTTTTCATGATCTTTCCGTTTGGACCCCTAATGTCAATATCTTTCGCGATCCGCGATGGGGCAGGGGGCAGGAGACCTATGGTGAAGATCCATATTTAACCTCGCGCATGGGCGTGTCTGTAGTAAAGGGTTTACAGGGGCCTGCCGATGCCAAATACCGTAAGCTGCTGGCCTGCGCCAAGCACTACGCAGTTCACTCCGGGCCGGAGTGGAGCCGTCATGAAATGAACGTTACCGACGTTACTCCGCGGGATCTGTGGGAAACTTATCTTCCCGCTTTTAAGTCCTTAGTTCAGGATGCCGATGTAAGGGAAGTGATGTGCGCGTATCAGCGTTTGGATGATGAACCATGCTGTGGCAACAGCCGTTTGTTAGGGCAGATTTTACGTGAAGACTGGGGGTTCAAGTACCTTGTTGTGTCGGATTGCGGCGCCATTACCGACTTTTACAATTCTCATCATAGCTCATCCGATGCTACACACGCTTCAGCTAAGGCCGTTCTGTCTGGAACTGACGTAGAGTGTGTGGGTTACGCCTTTGATAAAATACCCGATGCGGTTTACCGCGGCCTGATTAAAGAAAAAGATATCAATACCAGTGTTGTACGCCTGATGACGCAACGTTTTGAGCTTGGTGAAATGGATAAGGACGAATTGGTTCCCTGGACTAAGATACCCTTGTCGGTAGTTAACTCCGAGGATCACCAGAAACTTGCGCTTGATATGGCTCGCGAAACCATGACGCTTTTGCAAAACAACAATAACATTTTGCCGCTGAGTAAAAGCATTGGCAAGTTAGCTGTTATAGGTCCTAATGCCAATGATTCGCAAATGCTATCGGGCAATTATAACGGCACCCCGTTGCGCACTATCAATATTTTAGAGGGTATCAAAACTAAACTGGGCGCAGATCATGTTATTTACGACGCCGGTTGTGACCTTACCGATGATAAAATTACAGAAAGCCTGATTGGTAATTGCTCTATTGATGGTAAAAAAGGCATCCGTGCTACTTACTGGAATAACCGCAATTTTGAATCTCCTACCGTAATAACCGAGCAATTAACAGCGCCGGTAGCACTTACTACGTTTGGGGCTCACCAATTTGCGCAAGGGGTAAACACACAAGACTTTTCTGCAAAATACGAAACAGTATATAAGGCATCTGTTACCGGCGAACTGGTTTTTAAACTGGAAGCAACGGGCTCAGCAGAATTATTTATTAACAATAAGCAGGTTTTTAGAACCGGCAGCTGGAGATCGCTCCCTGCCCGGTTCCCTTTGCAGGTTGAGGCTGGAAAAGAGTACGTGATTGAGCTGCGATACAAACAGTTGAACAACTGGACGGCGAACCTGGGATTTAACTTTGGTAAAGAAATTCCGCTTACTTATGACGGCATAATTGAAAAAGTAAAAGACGCCGATATTGTTGTGTTTGTTGGCGGTATTTCTCCGAAACTTGAAGGCGAAGAAATGCCTGTACAACTGCCTGGCTTTAAAGGAGGCGACCGTACTGACATAGAGTTGCCTGCCGTACAGCGTAATTGTATAGAGGCACTCAGGAAAGCCGGTAAAAAAATCGTATTTGTTAACTGTTCAGGTTCGGCAATAGCGATGGTGCCCGAGACGCAAAATTGCGATGCCATCCTGCAGGCCTGGTATGCGGGCGAGTCTGGCGGCCAGGCGGTGGCCGATGTGCTTTTCGGCGACTACAATCCTTCGGGACATTTACCGGTCACCTTCTACCGTAATGTTCAGCAATTGCCGGATTTTAGCGATTACTCCATGAAGGGCCGAACTTATCGCTATCTCAAATCTGCGCCCCTTTTTCCTTTCGGCTTTGGCTTAAGCTATACAACATTTAATATTGGCGAAGCCAAGTTAACCAAAAACAATATCACTAAGGGCGAGGCAATTCAACTTCGCGTACCGGTAGCAAATGCAGGCAAAACAGATGGTACCGAACTTCTGCAGGTTTACATCCGCAAGGTGGATGATCCTGATGGCGCATCAAAAACATTGAGAGGATTTAAACGGATACCTGTTTCCGCTGGAAAAACGGAAATGGTAACTCTCGATCTACCGCCTAAAACTTTTGAATTCTTCGACCCGACGGACGCTGTTGTACGCGTATCGCCCGGTAATTACCAGTTGTTATACGGTGAAAGCTCAGATCCAAAAGACCTGAAATCAATACAGCTGACCATCCGTTAG
- a CDS encoding glycoside hydrolase family 31 protein: protein MIKKLVWLLLIPVFTIPSITYGRSDTTHYVLSKQGNGIVLSAGTRKLSIQFNSASMVRVRYVPNGEFKDNGTEVCVPRKFKTVPFMANQISGSVILKSAVLKVVISTQSGFIQYFDRSGKMLLSENPTQPRLTEKIVLNKSTFNDAGSQVVKTANGDQFSANITAKQAVGTALKARQQFVWQPGEALYGLGSHQEDHMNLRGTSQYLYQYNLKKSMPVLMSSKGYGLLFDAGSAMIFHDDHAGSFMEMLAVNQVDYYFMYGPEFDQIIHQFRTLTGKVELPPKYIFGYVQSKERYVNQHEVDSVVTRFRGSHIPLDVIVQDWLYWKDGLWGYKKFDAQKYPSPQKMIDDVHQQNAHFMLSIWPQLAAEEEKEMGDKGLVLGRRIYDAYSPAGRNMYWDNYVYPNLFTKGVDAWWCDSSEPVEADWNRGANDIAGDATARFVKNVKVMADLLGEERVNTFSLHHAMGIYQNQRKTGSDKRVVNLTRASFPGQQRYGTMVWNGDTKATWADFKSWIPGGLNYMVTGSPYWTIDAGAFFVRTHVEWFGKGEFPKGTADNGYKEFYVRNIQYSQWLPLFRSHGTDFAREPWRFGAPGDLFYDAILKQINLRYRLLPYTYSVAAMVTRQDYTMTRSLLFDFRKDNLVYNIKDQFMFGGAFLVCPVTSPMYYAPGDSVLNTVNKSRTLYLPAGTKWFDFWTGKQYQGGNTIVSAAPIDHIPVFVKAGSIVPMGPVMQYSAEKPDAPWEIRVYPGADGKFTIYEDEGDNYHYTEGKFATWQLSWNDKIKELMIEARKGAYTAMKTARVLHVVLVKEGVGIDLNEGNGRIVEYDGKKVTVRL, encoded by the coding sequence GCAGGAACACGGAAGTTAAGTATTCAATTCAATAGTGCTTCAATGGTAAGGGTACGTTATGTGCCCAATGGAGAATTTAAAGACAATGGTACCGAGGTTTGCGTACCCCGGAAGTTTAAAACGGTGCCTTTTATGGCCAACCAAATTTCCGGATCTGTTATTTTAAAATCAGCTGTTCTTAAAGTGGTGATATCTACCCAGTCCGGATTTATTCAATATTTCGACAGGTCTGGTAAAATGCTTCTGTCCGAAAATCCTACTCAGCCCAGGCTTACCGAAAAAATAGTTCTAAATAAAAGCACGTTCAATGATGCGGGCAGTCAGGTGGTAAAGACAGCCAACGGCGATCAGTTTTCGGCAAATATTACCGCTAAACAAGCTGTAGGTACGGCATTGAAAGCAAGGCAGCAATTTGTTTGGCAGCCCGGCGAGGCGCTTTATGGCTTAGGATCACACCAGGAAGACCATATGAACTTACGTGGTACCAGCCAATATCTCTACCAATATAATTTGAAAAAGAGCATGCCTGTACTGATGTCGAGTAAAGGCTATGGCCTGCTTTTCGACGCGGGATCTGCTATGATTTTTCATGATGACCATGCCGGGAGCTTCATGGAGATGCTTGCGGTAAACCAGGTTGATTACTATTTTATGTACGGCCCTGAGTTTGATCAGATCATTCACCAATTCAGAACATTGACCGGTAAAGTGGAGCTGCCGCCCAAATATATATTTGGCTATGTACAGTCGAAAGAAAGGTATGTGAACCAGCACGAAGTTGATAGCGTTGTGACCCGTTTTCGGGGCAGCCATATACCATTAGACGTTATCGTTCAGGATTGGCTGTATTGGAAGGATGGTTTGTGGGGTTACAAAAAATTTGACGCACAAAAGTATCCCTCCCCCCAAAAAATGATTGACGATGTGCATCAACAGAATGCACACTTCATGCTATCGATATGGCCACAGTTAGCCGCCGAGGAAGAAAAGGAGATGGGCGATAAGGGTTTAGTATTGGGGCGGCGCATTTACGATGCCTATAGCCCCGCTGGCCGTAACATGTATTGGGATAATTATGTTTACCCCAATTTATTTACCAAAGGGGTTGATGCCTGGTGGTGCGATTCGTCTGAACCGGTAGAAGCCGACTGGAACCGCGGCGCCAATGATATTGCCGGAGACGCTACCGCCCGGTTCGTCAAAAATGTAAAAGTGATGGCAGATTTGCTTGGAGAGGAGAGGGTAAATACCTTTTCGCTGCATCATGCCATGGGTATCTACCAAAACCAGCGTAAAACAGGTAGTGATAAGCGTGTGGTTAATTTAACCCGGGCATCTTTCCCAGGCCAGCAGCGCTACGGAACAATGGTTTGGAACGGCGATACCAAAGCAACCTGGGCAGATTTCAAGAGTTGGATTCCAGGAGGGTTAAATTATATGGTTACCGGATCGCCGTACTGGACTATTGATGCCGGCGCTTTTTTTGTTCGCACCCATGTGGAGTGGTTTGGCAAAGGTGAATTTCCCAAAGGCACTGCGGATAACGGCTATAAAGAATTTTATGTGCGTAACATCCAGTACAGTCAATGGCTGCCGCTTTTTAGAAGCCATGGTACTGATTTTGCCCGTGAGCCCTGGAGGTTTGGCGCGCCCGGAGATCTGTTTTATGATGCTATCCTTAAGCAGATCAATCTGCGCTATCGCCTATTGCCCTATACCTATTCTGTAGCCGCTATGGTAACGCGCCAGGATTATACGATGACAAGATCCTTACTTTTTGATTTCAGAAAAGATAACCTCGTGTATAATATTAAGGATCAGTTTATGTTCGGTGGCGCTTTCCTGGTATGCCCGGTTACATCGCCCATGTATTACGCCCCCGGAGATAGTGTTTTAAATACGGTCAATAAATCCCGTACACTGTACCTGCCTGCCGGAACCAAGTGGTTCGACTTTTGGACAGGTAAACAATACCAGGGAGGAAACACAATCGTTTCAGCCGCTCCTATTGATCATATTCCCGTTTTTGTGAAAGCCGGTTCAATTGTGCCGATGGGGCCGGTTATGCAGTATTCCGCCGAAAAACCTGATGCACCCTGGGAAATCAGGGTTTATCCTGGCGCTGATGGAAAGTTTACCATCTATGAGGACGAAGGAGATAATTATCATTATACCGAAGGCAAATTTGCAACCTGGCAACTTTCGTGGAACGATAAAATAAAGGAGCTCATGATAGAAGCCAGGAAAGGGGCCTATACAGCGATGAAAACTGCACGCGTGCTGCATGTTGTTTTAGTGAAGGAAGGCGTGGGGATTGACCTTAATGAAGGGAATGGAAGGATTGTGGAATATGATGGCAAAAAAGTAACTGTAAGACTATAA